In Simplicispira sp. 125, one DNA window encodes the following:
- a CDS encoding DEAD/DEAH box helicase codes for MPFASLGLSPALAAAAAAQGFQSPTPIQAEAIPAILRGADLLGQAQTGSGKTAAFALPLLQRAQEARLPGQRSVQALVLVPTRELAAQVGGVLRDLAAALPSPPRIAVVFGGVSINPQMMALRGGADVVVATPGRLLDLVEHNALGLSGATLLVLDEADRLLDLGFAEELQRVLALLPRQRQNLLFSATFPADVQQLATGLLREPVRIEVAPTEAGEDGAATILQRAIAVDEKRRTQLLLKLIKDEGWERVLVFVATKYTAEHVAEKLYRAKVFATPFHGDLSQGARTQVLDEFKADRWQVVVTTDLAARGIDIAQLPVVVNYDLPRSAVDYIHRIGRTGRAGESGLAVTLVTPASTAHWHLIEKRQGLSLPLEQVTGFEPTEAAPPPQPGSGVGGIKGKRPSKKDKLRAAGLLPPLDQSSE; via the coding sequence ATGCCTTTTGCCTCTCTTGGTCTTTCCCCCGCCCTGGCTGCCGCTGCTGCTGCACAAGGATTTCAGTCGCCAACCCCGATTCAGGCCGAGGCCATTCCCGCCATCCTGCGCGGCGCCGACCTGCTGGGCCAGGCGCAAACGGGCTCGGGCAAGACCGCAGCCTTTGCCCTGCCGCTGCTGCAGCGGGCGCAAGAGGCCCGCCTGCCCGGCCAGCGGAGCGTGCAGGCCCTGGTGCTGGTGCCCACGCGGGAACTGGCGGCCCAGGTGGGCGGCGTGCTGCGCGACTTGGCTGCGGCGTTGCCCTCGCCACCGCGCATCGCCGTGGTGTTTGGCGGCGTCTCCATCAACCCGCAGATGATGGCGCTGCGCGGTGGTGCGGATGTCGTGGTGGCCACACCAGGGCGTCTGCTCGATCTGGTGGAACACAACGCACTGGGCCTCTCGGGGGCCACGTTGCTGGTGCTCGATGAAGCCGACCGCCTGCTCGACCTGGGTTTTGCCGAAGAGTTGCAGCGCGTATTGGCGCTGCTGCCGCGCCAGCGCCAGAACCTGCTGTTCTCTGCCACCTTTCCGGCCGACGTGCAGCAGCTGGCCACTGGCCTGCTGCGCGAACCCGTGCGCATTGAAGTCGCACCGACCGAGGCGGGCGAAGATGGTGCGGCCACCATCCTGCAACGCGCCATCGCGGTGGACGAGAAGCGGCGCACGCAGCTCTTGCTCAAGCTGATCAAAGACGAAGGCTGGGAGCGCGTGCTGGTATTTGTTGCCACCAAATACACCGCCGAGCATGTGGCGGAAAAACTCTACCGCGCCAAGGTGTTTGCCACGCCCTTCCATGGCGACCTGAGCCAGGGCGCACGCACGCAGGTGCTCGACGAATTCAAGGCCGACCGCTGGCAAGTGGTGGTGACCACCGACCTGGCGGCGCGCGGCATCGACATTGCGCAACTGCCCGTGGTGGTCAATTACGACCTGCCGCGCTCGGCCGTCGATTACATCCACCGCATCGGCCGCACCGGCCGTGCGGGCGAAAGCGGCCTGGCCGTCACTTTGGTCACCCCCGCCAGCACGGCGCATTGGCACCTGATTGAAAAGCGCCAGGGCCTCAGTCTGCCGCTGGAACAGGTGACAGGCTTTGAGCCCACCGAAGCGGCGCCGCCCCCGCAGCCAGGCAGTGGCGTCGGCGGTATCAAGGGCAAGCGCCCGAGCAAGAAAGACAAATTGCGCGCTGCAGGCTTGCTGCCACCGCTCGATCAATCCTCAGAGTAA
- a CDS encoding PLP-dependent aminotransferase family protein has product MQFADRLNNVETSAIRELFKLLGKPGIISFAGGFPDSALFDVDGIRAASNAALDQEPGAALQYGATEGYQPLREQLAAFMAAKGALDVAPEQLIVTTGSQQALDLLGKTLISPGDKVIVEGPTFLATIQCFRLYGAELISAPIDAHGVKTDELEKLIAEHKPKFVYLIPTFGNPSGAMLSLERRKQVLEMAARHQTLIVEDDPYGDLYFGEAPPPSLLALSATVPGSRELLAHCGSLSKVLSPGLRVGWMIAPPELLAKATMCKQFSDAHTSTFAQATAAQYLKAGRMPATLAHVRQVYAERAQAMGDALRKDLGDAIAFVQPQGGLFVWARLTGEGGKVNDGNVLAKRAIEKGVAFVPGTPFFCAHPDHATLRLSFATADVDKIREGVARLAQAL; this is encoded by the coding sequence CTGCAATTTGCCGATCGCCTGAACAACGTAGAAACCTCCGCCATCCGTGAGCTTTTCAAACTGCTGGGCAAGCCCGGCATCATCAGTTTTGCCGGGGGGTTCCCCGACAGCGCCCTGTTTGATGTGGACGGCATCCGCGCCGCCAGCAACGCAGCGCTGGACCAGGAACCCGGCGCCGCGCTGCAGTACGGCGCCACCGAGGGCTACCAGCCGCTGCGCGAGCAGCTCGCCGCCTTCATGGCAGCCAAGGGCGCGCTAGATGTGGCGCCCGAGCAGCTCATCGTCACCACCGGCAGCCAGCAGGCGCTCGATTTGCTGGGCAAGACGCTGATCAGCCCCGGTGACAAAGTCATTGTCGAAGGCCCGACCTTTCTGGCCACCATCCAATGCTTTCGCCTGTACGGCGCCGAGCTGATCAGCGCGCCCATCGACGCCCACGGCGTGAAGACCGACGAACTCGAAAAGCTCATCGCCGAGCACAAACCCAAGTTTGTGTACCTGATCCCCACCTTCGGCAACCCCAGCGGCGCCATGCTGAGCCTGGAGCGCCGCAAGCAGGTGCTGGAGATGGCCGCCCGGCACCAGACGCTGATTGTCGAGGACGACCCCTACGGCGACCTGTACTTTGGCGAGGCCCCGCCGCCCAGCCTGCTGGCGCTCTCGGCCACGGTGCCGGGCAGCCGCGAACTGCTGGCGCACTGCGGCAGTTTGAGTAAGGTGCTTTCGCCCGGCCTGCGCGTGGGCTGGATGATTGCCCCGCCCGAGCTGCTGGCCAAGGCCACCATGTGCAAGCAGTTCAGCGATGCGCATACCAGCACTTTTGCCCAGGCCACGGCAGCCCAATACCTCAAGGCCGGCCGCATGCCCGCCACGCTGGCCCATGTGCGCCAGGTGTACGCCGAGCGCGCCCAGGCCATGGGCGATGCATTGCGCAAAGATCTGGGTGATGCCATCGCGTTCGTGCAGCCCCAGGGCGGCCTGTTTGTGTGGGCACGCCTGACGGGTGAGGGCGGCAAGGTGAATGACGGCAATGTGCTGGCCAAGCGCGCCATCGAGAAGGGCGTGGCCTTTGTGCCCGGCACGCCGTTCTTCTGCGCCCACCCCGATCACGCCACGCTGCGCCTGTCGTTTGCCACGGCCGATGTGGACAAGATCCGCGAAGGCGTGGCGCGGCTGGCGCAGGCTCTTTGA
- a CDS encoding diguanylate cyclase, which yields MPSDTELMQALPVAALITQQGVICRANPAGVALLEADTQEDLQGRRLSDFVHTLDKLRSSDRVRQASAPEQIGHANKPAEFRVRTAKGHLRMVLVSTVGITLDGVASLLICGMDMTHQNEIQEQLRDSERHFRRLFESMQDVYYRTDAHGVVQHVGPGVRRVLGYEPHEIEGHTAESYYPHSSDRDAFKAAILAHGEVSDFPGQMVRKDGTVIDISISSHALFDHNGAFAGVEGMYRDVTQRKNLERELHRLATTDMLTGMANRRSFLEVAEAAFQRAQESQLPLTLLMLDLDHFKSINDRFGHLEGDRVLAEFARATKHQLRATDTMGRLGGEEFGLLLPQTTSTEGADIASRILEAIRALSLTDSTGQHYGITTSVGLGTLSPGDRSLHELLDRADQALYLAKHRGRNQLAVLDAGSGGAMAAPAAAP from the coding sequence ATGCCGAGCGATACAGAACTGATGCAAGCCTTGCCGGTGGCCGCGCTGATCACCCAGCAGGGCGTGATCTGCCGCGCCAATCCGGCCGGAGTGGCGTTGCTGGAGGCGGACACGCAGGAAGACCTGCAAGGTCGACGGCTTTCCGATTTTGTGCACACGCTGGACAAGCTGCGTTCCAGCGACCGCGTCCGCCAGGCCAGCGCGCCAGAGCAGATCGGCCATGCCAACAAACCGGCCGAGTTCCGCGTTCGCACCGCCAAGGGCCATCTGCGCATGGTGTTGGTCTCGACCGTCGGCATCACGCTCGACGGCGTTGCATCCTTGCTGATCTGCGGCATGGACATGACGCACCAGAACGAGATCCAGGAGCAGCTGCGCGACAGCGAGCGCCACTTTCGCCGCCTGTTCGAGAGCATGCAGGATGTGTACTACCGCACCGACGCCCACGGCGTAGTGCAGCACGTGGGCCCGGGCGTGCGCCGCGTGCTGGGCTACGAGCCCCATGAGATCGAGGGACACACCGCCGAGTCGTATTACCCGCACAGCAGCGACCGCGATGCCTTCAAGGCCGCGATTCTGGCGCACGGTGAGGTGTCTGATTTTCCGGGCCAGATGGTGCGCAAGGACGGCACCGTCATCGACATTTCCATCAGCAGCCACGCGCTGTTCGACCACAACGGTGCGTTTGCCGGCGTCGAGGGCATGTACCGCGACGTCACGCAGCGCAAAAACCTGGAGCGCGAACTACACCGCCTGGCCACCACCGATATGCTGACCGGCATGGCCAACCGCCGCTCCTTTCTCGAAGTGGCCGAGGCGGCCTTCCAGCGGGCCCAGGAAAGCCAGCTACCGCTGACCTTGCTGATGCTTGACCTGGACCATTTCAAGAGCATCAATGACCGCTTCGGCCACCTGGAAGGTGACCGGGTGCTGGCGGAGTTTGCCCGGGCCACCAAACACCAGTTGCGCGCCACCGATACCATGGGCCGTCTGGGCGGCGAGGAGTTTGGCCTGCTGCTGCCACAAACCACCTCTACCGAGGGTGCCGACATCGCGTCCCGCATTCTGGAGGCCATTCGCGCCCTGTCGCTGACCGACAGCACCGGGCAGCACTACGGCATCACCACCAGCGTTGGTCTGGGCACGCTCAGCCCGGGCGACCGCAGTCTGCATGAGCTGCTGGACCGCGCCGACCAGGCCCTGTACCTGGCCAAGCACCGGGGCCGCAACCAGCTCGCAGTGCTGGACGCCGGAAGCGGCGGCGCCATGGCCGCCCCCGCTGCAGCGCCCTGA
- a CDS encoding DUF6172 family protein: MKKTFALHVEGLHPDRRLDAIKHEIRKYLRRERGKSLPEGMDFWDFDCRFAVPPAAPEPVALADIMGLIDAAAAAQAGQFYLEVLARAAKRPPPALSA; this comes from the coding sequence ATGAAAAAAACATTTGCCCTGCATGTCGAGGGTCTACACCCCGACCGGCGCCTTGACGCCATCAAGCACGAAATCCGCAAATACTTGCGCCGCGAACGTGGCAAGTCGCTGCCCGAAGGCATGGATTTTTGGGATTTTGACTGCCGTTTCGCTGTACCGCCGGCCGCGCCTGAACCGGTGGCACTGGCGGACATCATGGGTTTGATTGATGCCGCTGCTGCAGCGCAGGCCGGGCAGTTTTACCTGGAAGTTCTGGCGCGCGCCGCCAAGCGCCCGCCGCCAGCCCTCTCGGCCTAA
- a CDS encoding 3'-5' exonuclease: MHNFHRVPDKEQIALLEPFERLGLDRIFLVHTAAQAERAWDALAASRFWGFDTESRPTFTKGQASEGPHTVQLSTLDRAWVFQLHDPDCRAVVAQLLALRGVTKAGFGLGDDRKRIQARLGVETADVLELNTALHQRGYRKDMGVKAAVAVLFQQRFIKSKKAATSNWAQRQLSEGQLVYAANDAYAAARVFDALGFNG; the protein is encoded by the coding sequence ATGCACAATTTTCACCGGGTTCCCGACAAAGAGCAGATCGCCCTGCTCGAACCCTTTGAACGCCTGGGCCTGGACCGCATCTTCCTGGTCCACACCGCCGCGCAAGCCGAGCGCGCCTGGGATGCGCTGGCCGCCAGCCGCTTCTGGGGTTTTGACACCGAATCGCGCCCTACCTTCACCAAAGGCCAGGCGTCCGAGGGGCCGCACACCGTGCAGCTGTCCACCCTGGACCGCGCCTGGGTGTTCCAGCTGCACGACCCCGATTGCCGCGCTGTGGTGGCACAGCTGCTGGCGCTGCGTGGTGTGACCAAAGCGGGTTTTGGCCTGGGCGATGACCGCAAGCGCATCCAGGCGCGGCTGGGCGTGGAGACGGCCGATGTGCTGGAACTCAACACCGCCTTGCACCAGCGGGGCTACCGCAAAGACATGGGCGTCAAGGCCGCCGTGGCCGTGCTGTTCCAGCAGCGCTTCATCAAGTCGAAAAAAGCCGCTACCTCCAACTGGGCGCAGCGCCAGCTGAGCGAAGGGCAACTGGTCTACGCAGCCAACGACGCCTACGCAGCAGCGCGCGTTTTCGATGCACTGGGGTTCAATGGCTGA